The Arachis hypogaea cultivar Tifrunner chromosome 16, arahy.Tifrunner.gnm2.J5K5, whole genome shotgun sequence genome contains a region encoding:
- the LOC114925459 gene encoding uncharacterized protein, protein MNKIKKINEDAWNYLNKWLRESWTKSAFSHSPKLDNICNNACEVLNAIINEARAKPIITLLEEVRIFVLRMIVKNKVKLASHVGKLPPVVQSRLDKIRKESKNWLPIWTGDDEYEKFEVHGYPTNMVVDLGMPCVHACAALARVNKRPEDFCHKWLTMDAYRDTYAHYINLLPRQHLWEKSESNRPQAPKTKKKTRPLTKKKRKDANEGNGGSKKSKPTGVLKRQLKPFTCTYCLQKGHTKRGCPKKRAAGVATAATAAAKTESNA, encoded by the exons ATGAACAAGATTAAGAAAATTAATGAAGATGCATGGAATTACCTGAACAAGTGGCTGAGGGAGTCCTGGACAAAGTCAGCATTCAGTCATAGCCCAAAGCTTGACAACATATGCAATAATGCATGCGAGGTCCTTAATGCAATAATTAACGAAGCAAGGGCGAAGCCCATAATCACTCTACTTGAGGAGGTCAGAATATTCGTGCTGAGAATGATAGTTAAAAACAAGGTTAAGCTAGCCAGCCATGTAGGGAAGCTACCACCAGTGGTTCAAAGTAGACTGGACAAGATCAGAAAGgagtctaaaaattggttgcCAATCTGGACTGGAGATGATGAGTATGAGAAGTTTGAAGTGCATGGATATCCAACAAACATGGTGGTGGACTTGG GAATGCCTTGTGTGCATGCTTGTGCGGCTCTTGCAAGGGTAAATAAGAGACCTGAAGATTTCTGTCATAAGTGGCTCACCATGGATGCATACAGAGACACTTATGCCCATTACATAAATCTCTTACCTAGACAACACCTTTGGGAGAAATCTGAGTCCAACAGGCCCCAAGCACCAAAGACCAAGAAAAAGACTAGACCACtcacaaagaaaaaaagaaaagatgcaAATGAGGGCAATGGAGGAAGCAAAAAATCTAAGCCTACTGGAGTCCTAAAGAGACAATTGAAACCCTTCACTTGCACATATTGCCTACAGAAAGGGCACACAAAGAGGGGTTGTCCAAAGAAGAGAGCAGCTGGTGTTGCTACTGCTGCTACAGCTGCTGCTAAGACTGAATCCAATGCATAA